One window from the genome of Kaistella carnis encodes:
- the rpsO gene encoding 30S ribosomal protein S15 produces the protein MYLTTEKKKEIFGKHGKSETDTGSAEGQVALFTYRINHLSGHLKRNHKDYATERSLVLLVGKRKALLDYLKKKDITRYRAIIAELGLRK, from the coding sequence ATGTACTTAACAACTGAAAAGAAGAAAGAAATCTTCGGAAAACATGGAAAGTCTGAAACAGACACAGGAAGCGCAGAGGGACAAGTAGCCCTTTTCACTTACAGAATTAATCACCTATCAGGCCACCTGAAAAGAAATCACAAAGATTATGCTACTGAGCGTTCTTTGGTTCTTTTAGTAGGTAAAAGAAAAGCTCTTTTAGATTATCTTAAGAAAAAAGATATTACTAGATATAGAGCTATTATTGCTGAATTAGGATTAAGAAAATAA
- a CDS encoding ADP-ribosylglycohydrolase family protein has product MEKLKYDIKSALFGVAVGDALGVPVEFKSRENILKNPVTDMIGYGTYNLPPGTFSDDSSMTFCLAEALTHDFDLNQIAQNFVKWYHENFWAARGEVFDIGIATREAINKIAQGKKPEFAGSTDASSNGNGSLMRILPLLFYIKDFPISERYEITKKVSSITHGHIRSVISCFYYLEFAKEILLGKNKFEIYQKLQTEIPEFLNSLSIDQHEISFFNRLLKDDISELAEHEISSSGYVLHSLEASIWCLLTTDNYKDATLKAVNLGEDTDTTSAITGGLAGLLYGFDTIPENWVEQLVRREDIQDLAERLAKKNHSS; this is encoded by the coding sequence ATGGAAAAACTAAAATATGATATAAAATCGGCCCTTTTTGGAGTTGCTGTTGGAGATGCTCTCGGTGTTCCCGTAGAATTTAAAAGCAGAGAAAACATTCTTAAAAACCCGGTAACCGATATGATTGGTTACGGAACTTATAACTTGCCGCCCGGAACTTTCTCCGATGACAGTTCTATGACTTTTTGTTTAGCAGAAGCACTGACCCACGATTTTGATTTAAACCAAATCGCTCAAAACTTTGTTAAATGGTATCATGAAAATTTTTGGGCAGCACGCGGTGAAGTTTTCGATATCGGTATCGCAACCCGGGAAGCCATCAACAAAATTGCTCAGGGAAAAAAACCAGAATTCGCGGGAAGCACCGACGCTTCCTCCAATGGAAATGGATCTTTGATGCGTATTTTACCTCTTCTATTTTATATAAAAGATTTCCCAATTTCTGAACGTTATGAAATAACGAAAAAAGTTTCTTCAATTACACATGGACATATTCGGTCGGTAATTTCCTGTTTTTATTATCTTGAATTTGCGAAAGAAATTCTTTTAGGAAAAAACAAATTCGAAATTTATCAAAAACTTCAGACGGAAATCCCAGAATTTCTAAATTCACTTTCAATTGATCAGCATGAGATCTCATTTTTTAATCGACTTTTAAAAGATGATATCTCAGAATTAGCAGAGCATGAAATTTCCAGCAGCGGTTATGTTCTTCATTCTTTAGAAGCGAGCATTTGGTGTTTACTCACCACCGATAATTATAAAGATGCAACTTTAAAAGCGGTAAATTTAGGAGAAGACACTGACACGACTTCTGCAATAACGGGCGGACTTGCCGGCTTACTTTATGGTTTTGATACCATTCCAGAAAATTGGGTTGAGCAACTGGTTCGCAGAGAAGATATTCAAGATTTGGCAGAAAGACTGGCGAAGAAAAATCATTCTTCTTAA
- a CDS encoding pyruvate decarboxylase, with the protein MKNLYLFRSSFAVLFLLTGYLALQGQNIPSPKDFKTYNILYFNPEIFPDIEEIKEPTYTAFFSALSDHISLSSQHKLLRVDYDVPFDAPDSTLIAEFCENNNAQFAVIPKVKYFKVGFGKYVFSNQVIVSMKIYSATGTLLAETSYDTYRKNGRLLGSAENSIKIGTFGALKNLNKILRKKYRPELKTATHFELFPSEQFSLN; encoded by the coding sequence ATGAAAAATCTTTATCTCTTTCGATCTTCTTTTGCTGTTTTATTTCTCCTGACGGGCTATCTAGCGCTGCAAGGCCAAAATATTCCCTCTCCTAAAGATTTTAAAACCTATAATATTCTCTATTTCAACCCGGAGATTTTTCCTGATATCGAAGAGATTAAAGAACCTACTTACACTGCATTTTTCTCGGCTTTATCTGATCACATAAGCTTGTCGAGCCAGCATAAATTGCTGCGCGTGGACTATGATGTTCCTTTTGATGCACCGGATTCTACTCTTATTGCAGAATTTTGTGAAAATAATAATGCTCAGTTCGCCGTGATTCCGAAAGTAAAATATTTTAAAGTTGGTTTTGGAAAGTATGTTTTTTCAAATCAAGTCATTGTGAGTATGAAAATTTATAGCGCTACCGGTACTTTGCTTGCAGAAACTTCTTACGATACGTACCGCAAAAACGGAAGGTTATTGGGTTCCGCCGAAAACTCCATTAAAATCGGAACTTTTGGTGCACTAAAGAATTTGAACAAGATCCTGCGTAAAAAATACCGCCCCGAATTAAAAACGGCTACTCATTTCGAACTTTTTCCGTCGGAACAGTTTTCTTTGAATTAA